One window of the Salvia splendens isolate huo1 chromosome 1, SspV2, whole genome shotgun sequence genome contains the following:
- the LOC121752467 gene encoding autophagy-related protein 9-like isoform X1, protein MFSGQKGFHALNIFKWRQASASILTTGLLDDVPHEIELSDYHRAPSPGSESPSGLLDGETLNVEPIDDLDLFFERIYTYYCEKGLWCIIIKWMVELLSLAFTICFSGFFLLYVDWNGLRNAKCGMDAVESGIKPCDLYEEALHKHPLTPLTLSKAIIVGYLGIFSIYCIFCFLRFFAQLKETLKIRWFYYNSLHVTDNEIQTMPWSLILEKVVQVQRTQQLCVVKDLSMHDVVMRLMRKENYLIGMLNKGVLAFPISQWVPGSCATGTVGTDGGQLRLVLPKTLEWTLNWCILQSMFDRNFRVRSDFVSDPNTLRKRLMIVGFALLLLSPFLVIFMLVYLFLRHAEQFYNHPSTASSRRWSNLSKWIFREFNEVDHLFKHRINSSIVHASDYLKQFPSPILTVVAKFISFVSGGFAAVLIIIAFLEESLLEGHIFGRNLFWYAAVFGTITAISRAAMMDELLVLDPHGAMSLVVQHTHYMPKRWRVKENTETVRLEFETLFQYTGMMLLEEMASIFLTPYLLMFVVPKQVDDILKFIKDFTVDVEGVGHVCRFSLFDFRNHGNKRYGSPFDSTRDQRSSQGKMEKSFLSFQIAYPSWDPNDDGKQFLASLKMFRDQKLRGQGTAISQTTSGMAHQNPKVRGFGAGERNAMLSREMPFNNMGNFHQLDSMWLIDAEQQNFPYILEWYYTSHNHDTDRDADNSRERPPRSYDHDEENPPAQWMPPHLTNTTPKYNDENWDDRLFEDRTQSHLEASTSFPLFQESLLRQQHHESNGMQHPGRSHWWARTRPQGPGQEKSFLEPPNFFHKASTPVPLFQESVQQQHHESNDMQHPGRSHWWARTQPQGPGQETSFLEPPNFFQEASNDDLDNYSDERSDEEHQLELGNSRGLSRMFVMDDLDGRNFSLPFVDIYKDPSEDSGPG, encoded by the exons ATGTTCAGTGGGCAAAAAGGATTTCATGCTCTCAATATATTCAAGTGGAGACAGGCTAGTGCATCGATACTGACTACTGGGTTGCTTGATGATGTACCACATGAAATTGAGTTGTCTGATTATCATAGAGCACCGAGCCCTGGTAGTGAGAGCCCATCTGGGCTTCTCGATGGGGAGACCTTGAATGTCGAGCCAATTGATGATCTGGATCTGTTCTTTGAGAGGATTTACACCTATTACTGTGAGAAAGGCCTTTGGTGCATTATCATCAAGTGGATGGTTGAGCTTCTTAGCTTGGCCTTCACTATATGCTTTTCTGGTTTCTTTCTGCTATATGTTGATTGGAATGGCCTCCGCAATGCAAAATGTGGCATGGATGCAGTGGAATCTGGTATCAAACCTTGCGACCTCTATGAGGAAGCTTTACATAAGCATCCATTGACTCCTCTCACTCTTTCCAAAGCTATAATTGTAGGATATTTGGGGATATTTTCCATCTACTGTATATTCTGCTTTTTGAGGTTCTTTGCGCAGTTGAAGGAGACTCTTAAGATCCGTTGGTTTTACTACAATAG CCTCCATGTGACAGACAATGAAATACAGACAATGCCATGGTCGTTGATTCTTGAAAAGGTTGTTCAAGTACAGCGGACACAGCAGCTATGCGTGGTCAAGGATCTTTCTATGCATGATGTGGTGATGAGAttgatgaggaaggagaattaTTTAATCGGCATGCTTAATAAAGGAGTGCTTGCTTTTCCTATATCGCAGTGGGTCCCTGGTTCTTGCGCAACTGGAACTGTTGGTACAGATGGTGGCCAACTTCGTCTAGTACTGCCAAAGACTCTTGAATGGACCTTAAATTGGTGCATTCTTCAGAGCATGTTTGACAG GAACTTCCGTGTTAGAAGTGACTTTGTCTCTGATCCAAATACATTAAGGAAAAGGCTTATGATAGTTGGCTTTGCTCTGCTTCTTCTGTCTCCGTTCCTTGTTATTTTCATGCTCGTATATCTCTTCTTGAGGCACGCTGAACAGTTTTACAATCATCCAAGTACAGCATCATCGAGGAGATGGTCAAATCTCTCTAAGTGGATATTCAGGGAATTCAATGAG GTTGATCATTTGTTTAAGCACCGGATAAACAGCAGCATTGTGCATGCTTCTGATTACCTAAAACAATTTCCTTCACCTATCTTGACTGTTGTGGCAAAGTTCATATCATTTGTTTCTGGTGGCTTTGCTGCTGTGCTCATAATAATTGCGTTCTTAGAGGAATCTCTCCTGGAAGGCCAT ATATTTGGGCGAAACTTATTCTGGTATGCTGCAGTTTTTGGAACTATAACTGCTATAAGCCGTGCTGCAATGATGGATGAGCTTCTTGTCCTTGATCCACATGGGGCAATGTCCCTGGTTGTCCAACACACACATTATATGCCAAAAAGATGGCGCGTGAAAGAGAACACTGAGACAGTGCGGCTCGAGTTTGAGACTCTTTTTCAG TACACAGGAATGATGCTGTTGGAGGAGATGGCCTCAATCTTTCTCACACCGTATCTACTTATGTTTGTTGTCCCTAAG CAGGTGGATGATATCTTAAAGTTCATCAAAGATTTCACTGTGGACGTTGAAGGCGTGGGCCACGTATGTAG ATTTAGCCTCTTCGATTTTAGAAATCATGGAAACAAAAGATATGGTTCGCCGTTTGACTCTACTCGTGATCAGAGGAGTTCCCAGGGGAAAATGGAAAAGTCATTCTTGAG CTTTCAGATCGCATATCCGTCATGGGATCCTAATGATGATGGGAAGCAGTTCCTCGCGTCGTTGAAAATGTTCAGAGATCAAAAGCTGAGAGGTCAAGGGACAGCAATCTCGCAGACAACATCCGGAATGGCTCATCAGAATCCAAAAGTCAGAGGCTTTGGCGCGGGTGAACGGAACGCCATGTTATCGAGGGAAATGCCTTTCAACAATATGGGGAACTTCCACCAGTTGGACTCCATGTGGCTGATAGATGCCGAGCAGCAGAATTTTCCCTACATTCTGGAGTGGTATTACACCTCGCACAATCATGACACAGACAGAGACGCAGATAACTCGAGAGAGAGACCGCCGAGAAGCTACGACCACGATGAGGAGAACCCGCCTGCTCAATGGATGCCGCCCCACTTGACCAACACCACTCCCAAATACAATGACGAAAACTGGGACGACAGACTGTTTGAGGATCGCACACAGAGCCATCTAGAAGCTTCCACATCGTTCCCCCTCTTCCAAGAAAGTTTGCTGCGGCAGCAGCATCATGAGTCCAATGGCATGCAGCACCCTGGCAGGAGCCACTGGTGGGCCAGGACACGGCCACAAGGCCCGGGTCAGGAGAAGAGCTTTCTTGAGCCTCCGAACTTCTTCCACAAAGCTTCCACACCGGTTCCCCTCTTCCAAGAAAGTGTGCAGCAGCAGCATCATGAGTCCAATGACATGCAACACCCTGGCAGGAGCCACTGGTGGGCCAGGACACAGCCACAAGGCCCGGGTCAGGAGACGAGCTTTCTTGAGCCTCCGAACTTCTTCCAAGAAGCTTCCAATGATGACCTCGACAACTACTCGGACGAGAGAAGCGATGAGGAACATCAGCTGGAGTTGGGAAACTCGAGAGGACTGTCGAGGATGTTCGTCATGGACGATTTAGATGGAAGGAATTTCAGTCTTCCGTTTGTCGACATATATAAGGACCCGTCAGAAGATTCCGGACCAGGGTGA
- the LOC121800666 gene encoding TOM1-like protein 2: protein MEKLDLSKLKLASSSLGERIKTSSAQMGRTISSKMKEILQTPTPESKAVDEATAETLPEPNWGLNLRICAMISRTEYDGTEIVRAIKKKLAAARSPPTQLLSLDLLETCASNCEKVFSELASEKVLDDMVKLIEDPRTDHGVRVMALQLIRGWGESNDLDYLPVFRQTYMNLKSREFPPPAQEESFPSDQRNLESYLGEQQLAPSERQSIPNSGAANEEVPSFITYGFQSNEEKKEHLLVARNSLDILSSILNSDTEPKPIKDDLTISMLENCKQSLPIVQRIIESTSDDEVMLFDALNLHEELQNVVSRHRELVAALESGEAKDQSAEDLSGDSNTTKSTLGPHDTNETADNSIAGNTNETTDNSIAGSTNETTDNSIAGSTGSNKSGHLEESAEKSSKE, encoded by the exons ATGGAGAAACTCGATTTATCCAAACTGAAGCTGGCCTCTTCCTCCCTCGGCGAGCGCATAAAGACCAGCAGTGCGCAGATGGGCCGCACCATCAGTTCCAAGATGAAGGAAATCCTCCAAACCCCCACGCCGGAGTCCAAGGCCGTCGACGAGGCCACCGCCGAGACTCTTCCGGAGCCTAATTGGGGCCTCAACCTCCGCATTTGCGCCATGATCAGCCGCACCGAGTACGACGGCACCGAGATCGTCAGGGCCATTAAGAAGAAGCTCGCCGCCGCCCGCAGCCCTCCCACGCAGCTGCTCAGCCTCGACCTGCTCGAGACCTGCGCCTCCAATTGCGAGAAGGTCTTCTCCGAGTTGGCGTCGGAGAAGGTGCTCGATGATATGGTCAAGCTAATTGAGGATCCAAGGACGGACCACGGCGTTAGGGTGATGGCGCTGCAGCTGATTAGAGGCTGGGGCGAGTCCAACGATCTCGATTACTTGCCCGTTTTCCGTCAGACGTATATG AACTTGAAATCCAGAGAATTTCCTCCCCCGGCACAGGAAGAAAGTTTTCCCTCGGACCAACGCAACTTGGAGTCTTATCTTGGTGAACAGCAACTAGCACCTTCTGAGAGACAATCCATTCCCAACTCAGGTGCAGCAAATGAAGAAGTTCCCAGCTTCATTACTTATGGTTTCCAGTCCAATGAAGAGAAAAAGGAGCATCTTCTTGTGGCTCGGAACAGTCTTGATATTCTCTCCAGCATTTTGAACTCTGACACTGAACCGAAACCCATCAAg GATGATCTAACAATTAGTATGTTGGAGAATTGCAAGCAGTCTCTTCCCATTGTTCAGAGAATCATAGAGAGCACATCTGATGATGAAGTGATGCTTTTCGATGCTCTCAACCTCCACGAGGAGCTTCAAAATGTTGTTTCCAGACATAGAGAGCTCGTAGCAGCCCTGGAATCTGGAGAGGCAAAGGACCAGAGTGCAGAAGATCTTTCTGGCGACTCCAATACTACTAAATCCACATTGGGACCTCACGACACGAATGAAACTGCAGATAACTCCATAGCAGGAAACACGAATGAAACTACAGATAATTCCATAGCCGGCAGCACGAATGAAACTACAGATAACTCTATAGCAGGCAGCACCGGGTCCAACAAGTCAGGTCATCTGGAAGAGAGTGCTGAAAAGAGCAGCAAAGAGTGA
- the LOC121800676 gene encoding rho-N domain-containing protein 1, chloroplastic-like isoform X1, translating into MSHSMHLISKAVPGYGPSDGSRLPCSGISGKALCLSPRSCREHKLVSDIKFLPLKCVSRYTSSVCNASSSNYRRNPDFPNNQKRHGYSRNRNRQYETREEYEDHEESETLSSRNGLPLSVSNHKYQATATTGPTEKEIVELFRKVQAQLRERAAMKEGKKIEESQAKSKESETVDSLLKLLRKHSVQQGKKSNTTANGRDFILDQDDQTSQLRVERSTRISDSNSTSNVKHEVQDTPVPRLSRPKSNFRKRSPVPEIKFQPAYTEDNVDSERKWSHVEPEDHDDIQDVEYDSESDDEPLTSELDAFDEISGIVETEHDDVAKEDDVDEASNLHGMKLTELRALAKSRGMKGFSKLKKSELIELLSGGSV; encoded by the exons ATGTCACACTCTATGCATTTAATCTCCAAAGCCGTTCCTg GATATGGGCCATCTGATGGCAGTCGTCTTCCCTGCTCTGGAATTTCTGGAAAAGCACTGTGCTTATCACCTAGATCTTGTCGTGAACACAAGCTCGTTTCTGATATCAAGTTTTTACCTTTGAAATGTGTTTCTAGGTACACATCTTCTGTGTGTAATGCAAGTTCTAGCAACTATAGGAGAAACCCGGATTTCCCTAATAACCAAAAAAGGCATGGATACTCCCGCAATCGGAATAGGCAGTATGAAACGAGAGAAGAATATGAAGACCACGAAGAATCTGAAACTCTCTCCTCCAGAAATGGACTGCCTCTTTCTGTCTCCAACCATAAATATCAGGCAACTGCGACTACTGGTCCTACAGAAAAGGAAATTGTTGAATTATTCCGTAAGGTGCAGGCTCAACTACGTGAAAGAGCAGCAATGAAGGAAGGAAAGAAAATTGAGGAGTCTCAAGCAAAAAGCAAAGAGAGTGAGACTGTTGATTCTCTACTCAAGCTTTTGAGGAAACACTCAGTTCAACAAGGGAAGAAGAGCAACACCACCGCTAACGGCAGGGACTTCATCCTGGATCAGGACGACCAGACCAGTCAGTTGAGAGTGGAAAGAAGCACACGCATCTCAGACTCAAACTCCACTAGTAATGTGAAGCATGAGGTGCAAGATACCCCCGTCCCACGTCTCAGCCGACCAAAGTCAAACTTCCGTAAAAGATCTCCAGTCCCTGAAATCAAATTTCAACCTGCTTATACCGAGGACAATGTGGACAGTGAAAGAAAGTGGAGTCATGTGGAACCAGAAGATCATGACGACATCCAGGATGTAGAATACGATTCAGAATCTGACGACGAGCCTCTCACTTCAGAACTGGATGCTTTTGATGAAATATCGGGCATTGTTGAAACGGAGCATGATGATGTAGCAAAAGAAGATGATGTGGATGAAGCCAGCAATTTGCACGGAATGAAGCTGACTGAACTGAGAGCCCTTGCGAAGTCACGCGGCATGAAAGGATTCTCCAAGTTGAAAAAGAGTGAACTGATTGAGCTGCTGAGTGGTGGATCAGTGTAA
- the LOC121752467 gene encoding autophagy-related protein 9-like isoform X2, with protein sequence MFSGQKGFHALNIFKWRQASASILTTGLLDDVPHEIELSDYHRAPSPGSESPSGLLDGETLNVEPIDDLDLFFERIYTYYCEKGLWCIIIKWMVELLSLAFTICFSGFFLLYVDWNGLRNAKCGMDAVESGIKPCDLYEEALHKHPLTPLTLSKAIIVGYLGIFSIYCIFCFLRFFAQLKETLKIRWFYYNSLHVTDNEIQTMPWSLILEKVVQVQRTQQLCVVKDLSMHDVVMRLMRKENYLIGMLNKGVLAFPISQWVPGSCATGTVGTDGGQLRLVLPKTLEWTLNWCILQSMFDRNFRVRSDFVSDPNTLRKRLMIVGFALLLLSPFLVIFMLVYLFLRHAEQFYNHPSTASSRRWSNLSKWIFREFNEVDHLFKHRINSSIVHASDYLKQFPSPILTVVAKFISFVSGGFAAVLIIIAFLEESLLEGHIFGRNLFWYAAVFGTITAISRAAMMDELLVLDPHGAMSLVVQHTHYMPKRWRVKENTETVRLEFETLFQYTGMMLLEEMASIFLTPYLLMFVVPKVDDILKFIKDFTVDVEGVGHVCRFSLFDFRNHGNKRYGSPFDSTRDQRSSQGKMEKSFLSFQIAYPSWDPNDDGKQFLASLKMFRDQKLRGQGTAISQTTSGMAHQNPKVRGFGAGERNAMLSREMPFNNMGNFHQLDSMWLIDAEQQNFPYILEWYYTSHNHDTDRDADNSRERPPRSYDHDEENPPAQWMPPHLTNTTPKYNDENWDDRLFEDRTQSHLEASTSFPLFQESLLRQQHHESNGMQHPGRSHWWARTRPQGPGQEKSFLEPPNFFHKASTPVPLFQESVQQQHHESNDMQHPGRSHWWARTQPQGPGQETSFLEPPNFFQEASNDDLDNYSDERSDEEHQLELGNSRGLSRMFVMDDLDGRNFSLPFVDIYKDPSEDSGPG encoded by the exons ATGTTCAGTGGGCAAAAAGGATTTCATGCTCTCAATATATTCAAGTGGAGACAGGCTAGTGCATCGATACTGACTACTGGGTTGCTTGATGATGTACCACATGAAATTGAGTTGTCTGATTATCATAGAGCACCGAGCCCTGGTAGTGAGAGCCCATCTGGGCTTCTCGATGGGGAGACCTTGAATGTCGAGCCAATTGATGATCTGGATCTGTTCTTTGAGAGGATTTACACCTATTACTGTGAGAAAGGCCTTTGGTGCATTATCATCAAGTGGATGGTTGAGCTTCTTAGCTTGGCCTTCACTATATGCTTTTCTGGTTTCTTTCTGCTATATGTTGATTGGAATGGCCTCCGCAATGCAAAATGTGGCATGGATGCAGTGGAATCTGGTATCAAACCTTGCGACCTCTATGAGGAAGCTTTACATAAGCATCCATTGACTCCTCTCACTCTTTCCAAAGCTATAATTGTAGGATATTTGGGGATATTTTCCATCTACTGTATATTCTGCTTTTTGAGGTTCTTTGCGCAGTTGAAGGAGACTCTTAAGATCCGTTGGTTTTACTACAATAG CCTCCATGTGACAGACAATGAAATACAGACAATGCCATGGTCGTTGATTCTTGAAAAGGTTGTTCAAGTACAGCGGACACAGCAGCTATGCGTGGTCAAGGATCTTTCTATGCATGATGTGGTGATGAGAttgatgaggaaggagaattaTTTAATCGGCATGCTTAATAAAGGAGTGCTTGCTTTTCCTATATCGCAGTGGGTCCCTGGTTCTTGCGCAACTGGAACTGTTGGTACAGATGGTGGCCAACTTCGTCTAGTACTGCCAAAGACTCTTGAATGGACCTTAAATTGGTGCATTCTTCAGAGCATGTTTGACAG GAACTTCCGTGTTAGAAGTGACTTTGTCTCTGATCCAAATACATTAAGGAAAAGGCTTATGATAGTTGGCTTTGCTCTGCTTCTTCTGTCTCCGTTCCTTGTTATTTTCATGCTCGTATATCTCTTCTTGAGGCACGCTGAACAGTTTTACAATCATCCAAGTACAGCATCATCGAGGAGATGGTCAAATCTCTCTAAGTGGATATTCAGGGAATTCAATGAG GTTGATCATTTGTTTAAGCACCGGATAAACAGCAGCATTGTGCATGCTTCTGATTACCTAAAACAATTTCCTTCACCTATCTTGACTGTTGTGGCAAAGTTCATATCATTTGTTTCTGGTGGCTTTGCTGCTGTGCTCATAATAATTGCGTTCTTAGAGGAATCTCTCCTGGAAGGCCAT ATATTTGGGCGAAACTTATTCTGGTATGCTGCAGTTTTTGGAACTATAACTGCTATAAGCCGTGCTGCAATGATGGATGAGCTTCTTGTCCTTGATCCACATGGGGCAATGTCCCTGGTTGTCCAACACACACATTATATGCCAAAAAGATGGCGCGTGAAAGAGAACACTGAGACAGTGCGGCTCGAGTTTGAGACTCTTTTTCAG TACACAGGAATGATGCTGTTGGAGGAGATGGCCTCAATCTTTCTCACACCGTATCTACTTATGTTTGTTGTCCCTAAG GTGGATGATATCTTAAAGTTCATCAAAGATTTCACTGTGGACGTTGAAGGCGTGGGCCACGTATGTAG ATTTAGCCTCTTCGATTTTAGAAATCATGGAAACAAAAGATATGGTTCGCCGTTTGACTCTACTCGTGATCAGAGGAGTTCCCAGGGGAAAATGGAAAAGTCATTCTTGAG CTTTCAGATCGCATATCCGTCATGGGATCCTAATGATGATGGGAAGCAGTTCCTCGCGTCGTTGAAAATGTTCAGAGATCAAAAGCTGAGAGGTCAAGGGACAGCAATCTCGCAGACAACATCCGGAATGGCTCATCAGAATCCAAAAGTCAGAGGCTTTGGCGCGGGTGAACGGAACGCCATGTTATCGAGGGAAATGCCTTTCAACAATATGGGGAACTTCCACCAGTTGGACTCCATGTGGCTGATAGATGCCGAGCAGCAGAATTTTCCCTACATTCTGGAGTGGTATTACACCTCGCACAATCATGACACAGACAGAGACGCAGATAACTCGAGAGAGAGACCGCCGAGAAGCTACGACCACGATGAGGAGAACCCGCCTGCTCAATGGATGCCGCCCCACTTGACCAACACCACTCCCAAATACAATGACGAAAACTGGGACGACAGACTGTTTGAGGATCGCACACAGAGCCATCTAGAAGCTTCCACATCGTTCCCCCTCTTCCAAGAAAGTTTGCTGCGGCAGCAGCATCATGAGTCCAATGGCATGCAGCACCCTGGCAGGAGCCACTGGTGGGCCAGGACACGGCCACAAGGCCCGGGTCAGGAGAAGAGCTTTCTTGAGCCTCCGAACTTCTTCCACAAAGCTTCCACACCGGTTCCCCTCTTCCAAGAAAGTGTGCAGCAGCAGCATCATGAGTCCAATGACATGCAACACCCTGGCAGGAGCCACTGGTGGGCCAGGACACAGCCACAAGGCCCGGGTCAGGAGACGAGCTTTCTTGAGCCTCCGAACTTCTTCCAAGAAGCTTCCAATGATGACCTCGACAACTACTCGGACGAGAGAAGCGATGAGGAACATCAGCTGGAGTTGGGAAACTCGAGAGGACTGTCGAGGATGTTCGTCATGGACGATTTAGATGGAAGGAATTTCAGTCTTCCGTTTGTCGACATATATAAGGACCCGTCAGAAGATTCCGGACCAGGGTGA
- the LOC121800676 gene encoding rho-N domain-containing protein 1, chloroplastic-like isoform X2 has product MGCNCLLGYGPSDGSRLPCSGISGKALCLSPRSCREHKLVSDIKFLPLKCVSRYTSSVCNASSSNYRRNPDFPNNQKRHGYSRNRNRQYETREEYEDHEESETLSSRNGLPLSVSNHKYQATATTGPTEKEIVELFRKVQAQLRERAAMKEGKKIEESQAKSKESETVDSLLKLLRKHSVQQGKKSNTTANGRDFILDQDDQTSQLRVERSTRISDSNSTSNVKHEVQDTPVPRLSRPKSNFRKRSPVPEIKFQPAYTEDNVDSERKWSHVEPEDHDDIQDVEYDSESDDEPLTSELDAFDEISGIVETEHDDVAKEDDVDEASNLHGMKLTELRALAKSRGMKGFSKLKKSELIELLSGGSV; this is encoded by the exons ATGGGCTGCAATTGTCTACTCG GATATGGGCCATCTGATGGCAGTCGTCTTCCCTGCTCTGGAATTTCTGGAAAAGCACTGTGCTTATCACCTAGATCTTGTCGTGAACACAAGCTCGTTTCTGATATCAAGTTTTTACCTTTGAAATGTGTTTCTAGGTACACATCTTCTGTGTGTAATGCAAGTTCTAGCAACTATAGGAGAAACCCGGATTTCCCTAATAACCAAAAAAGGCATGGATACTCCCGCAATCGGAATAGGCAGTATGAAACGAGAGAAGAATATGAAGACCACGAAGAATCTGAAACTCTCTCCTCCAGAAATGGACTGCCTCTTTCTGTCTCCAACCATAAATATCAGGCAACTGCGACTACTGGTCCTACAGAAAAGGAAATTGTTGAATTATTCCGTAAGGTGCAGGCTCAACTACGTGAAAGAGCAGCAATGAAGGAAGGAAAGAAAATTGAGGAGTCTCAAGCAAAAAGCAAAGAGAGTGAGACTGTTGATTCTCTACTCAAGCTTTTGAGGAAACACTCAGTTCAACAAGGGAAGAAGAGCAACACCACCGCTAACGGCAGGGACTTCATCCTGGATCAGGACGACCAGACCAGTCAGTTGAGAGTGGAAAGAAGCACACGCATCTCAGACTCAAACTCCACTAGTAATGTGAAGCATGAGGTGCAAGATACCCCCGTCCCACGTCTCAGCCGACCAAAGTCAAACTTCCGTAAAAGATCTCCAGTCCCTGAAATCAAATTTCAACCTGCTTATACCGAGGACAATGTGGACAGTGAAAGAAAGTGGAGTCATGTGGAACCAGAAGATCATGACGACATCCAGGATGTAGAATACGATTCAGAATCTGACGACGAGCCTCTCACTTCAGAACTGGATGCTTTTGATGAAATATCGGGCATTGTTGAAACGGAGCATGATGATGTAGCAAAAGAAGATGATGTGGATGAAGCCAGCAATTTGCACGGAATGAAGCTGACTGAACTGAGAGCCCTTGCGAAGTCACGCGGCATGAAAGGATTCTCCAAGTTGAAAAAGAGTGAACTGATTGAGCTGCTGAGTGGTGGATCAGTGTAA